One segment of Brassica napus cultivar Da-Ae chromosome C3, Da-Ae, whole genome shotgun sequence DNA contains the following:
- the LOC106388726 gene encoding E3 ubiquitin-protein ligase TRAIP-like → MAGENAASNAICSICYEDLKPVAENLQSISACGHVFHELCLQQWFEYCPSTNKRNCPICKQKCHLKDPFRLYFQSSGNQTDSIASQKVEEDPVLLRGEVKRLQGKIQNLASALEGQQKQNLEVSDQLHQCKEQLKEDKARRWEALQEISTTQLLLKVKSEECVQLTSKCAKLQDRTMALAKELAALKLVSDLSLDEDDVMKLAMLGNNAKTKDTIDTLVKSLVIRNRSYKELLAKCNQLGRGEARSSEKLEKAMEKMDRLKKRVRELEMIAEESENRALREIKVSKNCSDRQVSKPATESFVSFRMPPSGNIVEKISTPLGKFEKNDGFTIPESCLWGRGDSISGKPESVIEIDDDVPETTNSGFRYSDSVMKDEKSEDSNVQDDPVIKDIKFNIRESPASSVSTRNNGAGDIWLSSGKNQNLRRWETSPSLGGYVSGKNDLISVGPDGKGGRIKVLRSKPQFSNANASSGSGKRFKVGSKTSGSSSQGCLQIEHFFAKSNR, encoded by the exons ATGGCCGGCGAAAACGCGGCGTCGAATGCAATATGTTCAATCTGTTACGAAGATCTGAAACCGGTGGCTGAGAATCTGCAATCGATCTCCGCCTGTGGCCACGTCTTTCACGAACTATG TTTGCAGCAATGGTTCGAGTACTGCCCGAGCACGAACAAGCGAAACTGTCCGATTTGCAAGCAGAAGTGCCACCTAAAGGATCCTTTCCGGCTCTACTTTCAATCTTCCGGGAACCAAACCGATTCGATTGCATCGCAGAAAGTCGAGGAAGATCCGGTCTTGTTGAGAGGAGAAGTGAAGCGGCTCCAAGGGAAGATACAGAACCTTGCTTCAGCTCTGGAGGGGCAGCAAAAGCAGAATCTTGAAGTCTCCGACCAG TTGCATCAGTGCAAGGAGCAATTGAAGGAGGACAAAGCAAGAAGGTGGGAGGCTCTACAAGAGATATCAACGACACAACTCTTGCTTAAAGTAAAGTCAGAG GAATGTGTTCAGCTTACTTCTAAGTGCGCTAAGCTACAAGACAGGACTATGGCTCTTGCCAAGGAGCTCGCTGCGCTTAAACT GGTTTCCGATCTAAGCTTGGATGAAGATGATGTTATGAAGCTCGCCATGCTAGGGAATAATGCAAAGACCAAAGATACTATAGATACACTTGTCAAGTCCTTGGTTATCCGAAACAG GAGTTATAAAGAGTTGCTGGCCAAATGCAATCAGCTGGGTAGAGGAGAAGCTCGGTCTTCTGAGAAACTTGAGAAAGCTATGGAAAAGATGGATAGACTAAAG AAGCGAGTGAGGGAACTTGAGATGATCGCTGAAGAGAGTGAGAACAGAGCTCTAAGGGAAATAAAAGTTTCAAAGAACTGCAGTGACAGACAAGTCTCCAAGCCTGCAACAGAGAGCTTTGTTTCTTTCAGAATGCCTCCATCAGGCAACATAGTTGAGAAAATCTCTACACCACTTGGTAAATTTGAGAAGAATGATGGCTTCACCATTCCTGAATCGTGCTTATGGGGAAGAGGAGACTCTATTTCTGGTAAACCGGAGTCTGTTATCGAGATAGATGATGatgttcctgaaaccacaaatTCTGGCTTCAGATATTCGGATTCTGTTATGAAAGATGAGAAGAGTGAAGATAGTAATGTTCAGGATGATCCCGTGATCAAGGATATAAAGTTTAACATCAGAGAAAGTCCGGCATCATCAGTCTCAACTCGGAACAATG GTGCTGGAGACATTTGGTTGTCAAGTGGGAAAAATCAAAATCTCAGAAGATGGGAAACGAGTCCTTCACTAGGAGGTTATGTCTCAGGCAAGAATGATCTAATCTCTGTTGGACCTGATGGGAAAGGTGGAAGAATCAAGGTGTTGAGATCCAAACCCCAATTTTCT AACGCCAATGCAAGCTCAGGAAGTGGTAAGAGATTCAAGGTTGGAAGTAAAACAAGTGGCTCGTCGTCTCAAGGGTGTCTGCAGATCGAACATTTTTTTGCGAAATCCAATCGCTAA
- the LOC106388732 gene encoding UDP-D-xylose:L-fucose alpha-1,3-D-xylosyltransferase MGP4 produces MAQQKYLHQRPIQNPFSSSHLSNSSLSNRPISLLSRNGLLLLLLALLVILGVFLPWAGSPLFPFPTNTLSPSQSKWRDYSLAQAVQFAAKNGTVIVCAVSYAYLPFLSNWLISVSRQKHQDKVLVIAEDYATLYKVNERWPGHAVLIPPAFDSQTAHKFGSQGFFNFTARRPQHLLQIVELGYSVMYNDVDMVWLQDPFKYLEGRHDAYFMDDMTAIKPLDHSHDLPPPGKKGRPYICSCMIFLRPTSGAKLLMRKWIEELQDQPWSKAKKANDQPGFNWALMKTAHQVDLYLLPQAAFPTGGLYFKNKTWVKETKGKHVIIHNNYIVGFEKKIKRFRDYGLWLVDDHALESPLGKLE; encoded by the exons ATGGCGCAGCAAAAGTACCTTCACCAGCGTCCCATCCAAAACCCTTTCTCTTCATCTCATCTCTCGAACTCTTCACTCTCTAACCGTCCCATCTCCCTCCTCTCCCGCAAcggcctcctcctcctcctcctcgcaCTCCTCGTCATCCTCGGCGTTTTCCTACCCTGGGCTGGATCTCCCTTATTCCCCTTCCCAACAAACACGCTCTCTCCTTCGCAGTCCAAGTGGCGCGACTACTCCCTCGCTCAAGCCGTTCAGTTCGCAGCTAAGAACGGCACCGTGATCGTCTGCGCCGTGAGCTATGCTTACTTGCCTTTCCTCAGCAACTGGCTGATCAGCGTCTCCAGGCAGAAGCACCAGGACAAAGTCCTCGTGATCGCCGAGGATTACGCTACTCTCTACAAGGTTAACGAGAGATGGCCTGGTCACGCCGTTCTCATCCCTCCCGCGTTCGATTCTCAAACCGCTCACAAGTTCGGCTCCCAG GGTTTCTTCAACTTCACAGCTAGGAGGCCGCAGCATCTCTTGCAAATTGTGGAGCTAGGTTACAGTGTTATGTACAACGATGTTGATATGGTCTGGCTCCAAGATCCCTTCAAGTATTTGGAAGGAAGGCATGATGCATACTTCATGGATGACATGACTGCT ATTAAGCCGTTGGATCATTCTCATGATTTACCGCCTCCGGGTAAAAAAGGAAGGCCTTATATTTGTAGCTGCATGATTTTCTTGCGCCCCACTAGTGGCGCAAAGCTTCTGATGAGGAAATGGATTGAGGAACTTCAAGACCAACCTTGGTCCAAAGCTAAGAAAGCAAATGACCAGCCTGGTTTTAACTGGGCACTTATGAAAACAGCTCATCAG GTGGATCTCTACTTGCTTCCTCAGGCAGCGTTTCCAACAGGAGGATTGTACTTCAAGAACAAGACATGGGTAAAGGAGACAAAGGGGAAGCATGTGATCATCCACAATAACTACATTGTTGGTTTTGAAAAGAAGATCAAACGTTTCCGTGACTATGGTCTATGGTTAGTGGATGATCATGCTCTTGAGTCCCCTTTAGGAAAATTAGAGTAA
- the LOC106388743 gene encoding uncharacterized protein LOC106388743 has product MGSLESGIPAKREAAAARWGRQHPFLQRNRSRLSRFFLFKKLNYIHLICTMCVFFFFVVLFQMFLPGLVVVDKSDKPPWRSKKEELLPPDLIVFKESGVFDFGEGVRFEPTKLLMKFRRDAAQTTSTSDGFNLTATTTQRFGFRKPKLALVFADLLADAQQMKMVTVSNALLEIGYAIEVYSLEDGPVHGVWQQMGVPVTILEANHASGCVIDWLSYDGVIVNSIEARRMFTCFMQEPFKSLPLVWVINEKTLAVRSRQYNSTGHTELLTDWKKIFSRASVVVFHDYLLPILYSEFDAGNFYVIPGSPQEAWKAKTLDFPRKDGIVISIVGSQFLYKGQWLEHALLLQALRPLFSGYNSESYHSDLKIIVLGGESASNYSVAIETISQNLTYPKDAVKHVSVAGNVDKILESSDLVIYGSFLEEQSFPEILMKAMALGKPIVAPDLLNIKKHVDDRVTGYLFPKKNLEILLQIVLEVITEGKISPLARNIGLMGKATVKNMMALATIEGYAVLLENILKLSSEVASPKDVQTVPPKLRESWSWHLFEALMNALPDNRTARSYEFIANVEGHWNHTSGEATKFGVVNDDSFVYEIWEDERYLQVINSKKRQEDEELKGRALQYHGTWEEVYKNAKRADRSKNDLHERDEGELLRTGQPLCIYEPYFGEGTWSFLHQYPLYRGVGMSGKGRRPRMDDIDASSRLPLFNNPYYRDSLGDFGAFFAISNKIDRLHKNSWIGFQSWRATARKESLSRIAENALLNAIKTRKHGDALYFWVRMDKDPRNPLQKPFWSFCDSINAGNCRFAYNETLKKMYSVKNMDSLPPMPEDGDTWSVMQSWALPTRSFLEFVMFSRMFVDSLDAQMYEEHHRTNRCYLSLTKDKHCYSRLLELLVNVWAYHSARRIVYIDPGTGVMQEQHIQKDRRGQMWVQWFEYTTLKTMDEDLAEEADSDRRVGHWIWPWTGEVVWRGSLEKERQRKNVEKEEKKKRSKDKLNRMRNRNSRQKVIGKYVKPPPENETVTGNSTL; this is encoded by the exons ATGGGATCTCTGGAATCTGGGATTCCGGCGAAACGAGAGGCCGCCGCCGCGAGATGGGGAAGGCAACACCCGTTCTTGCAGAGAAACAGATCGAGGCTATCGAGATTCTTCCTGTTCAAGAAGCTCAACTACATCCACTTGATCTGCACCATgtgcgtcttcttcttcttcgtcgtcctcTTCCAGATGTTCCTCCCCGGTCTCGTCGTCGTCGACAAATCGGATAAACCGCCGTGGAGGAGCAAGAAGGAGGAGCTTCTCCCACCTGATTTGATCGTTTTCAAGGAGAGTGGGGTTTTCGATTTCGGCGAGGGTGTTAGATTCGAGCCTACCAAGCTTCTGATGAAATTCCGGAGAGATGCTGCTCAAACAACTAGTACTAGTGATGGTTTCAATCTCACTGCTACTACTACGCAGCGTTTTGGATTTCGAAAGCCGAAGCTAGCTCTG gTTTTTGCGGATTTGTTAGCTGATGCTCAACAGATGAAAATGGTGACTGTCTCCAATGCGCTGCTAGAGATTGGATATGCAATCGAG GTGTACTCACTCGAAGACGGTCCAGTTCATGGAGTTTGGCAGCAAATGGGAGTTCCAGTCACTATACTCGAGGCTAACCATGCATCAGGCTGTGTTATTGACTGGCTCTC CTATGATGGCGTCATTGTAAACTCTATCGAGGCTAGGCGTATGTTTACTTG CTTCATGCAAGAACCTTTCAAGTCTTTGCCTCTTGTTTGGGTCATCAATGAGAAAACTCTGGCTGTTCGGTCTAGACAGTATAACTCAACAGGGCACACTGAACTCCTAACCGACTGGAAAAAGATTTTCAGCCGGGCATCGGTTGTGGTCTTCCATGATTATCTCCTTCcg ATTCTCTACTCCGAATTTGATGCCGGCAACTTTTATGTGATTCCTGGATCTCCTCAAGAAGCATGGAAAGCAAAGACTCTGGACTTTCCACGGAAAGATGGCATTGTCATTTCTATTGTGGGAAGTCAGTTCTTGTACAAAGGTCAATGGCTTGAACATGCTCTACTGCTTCAAGCTCTGCGGCCGTTATTTTCAGGCTACAACAGTGAAAGTTATCATTCCGATCTCAAGATCATAGTTTTAGGTGGAGAGTCAGCTTCCAACTACAGCGTAGCTATTGAG ACAATCTCCCAGAACTTGACATATCCAAAAGATGCTGTGAAGCATGTAAGCGTCGCGGGGAATGTTGATAAGATACTGGAAAGTTCTGATCTTGTCATTTACGGATCATTTCTTGAGGAGCAATCTTTTCCAGAAATTTTGATGAAGGCCATGGCACTAGGGAAACCGATAGTCGCACCGGACCTCTTGAATAttaaaaaacat GTCGATGACAGGGTTACTGGGTATCTTTTCCCCAAGAAGAATCTTGAGATTCTGTTGCAGATTGTGCTTGAAGTGATAACAGAAGGAAAAATATCTCCGTTGGCTCGGAATATTGGCTTGATGGGGAAAGCAACTGTTAAAAATATGATGGCGTTGGCAACCATTGAAGGCTATGCGGTTCTACTAGAGAATATTCTCAAGTTATCGTCAGAAGTTGCTTCTCCTAAGGATGTACAAACAGTTCCTCCAAAACTGAGAGAAAGCTGGAGTTGGCATCTGTTCGAAGCTCTCATGAATGCATTGCCTGATAATAGAACAGCAAGAAGCTATGAGTTCATAGCGAATGTTGAGGGACATTGGAATCATACCTCAGGAGAAGCTACGAAATTTGGGGTTGTTAATGATGattcatttgtatatgaaatatGGGAAGATGAGAGATATCTCCAAGTGATTAACAGTAAAAAAAGACAAGAAGACGAGGAG CTGAAAGGCAGAGCTTTGCAGTATCATGGGACATGGGAGGAAGTATATAAAAACGCCAAAAGGGCAGACCGAAGTAAGAATGATCTACACGAGAGGGATGAAGGGGAGCTGCTGCGAACCGGTCAACCATTATGCATATATGAACCCTATTTTGGTGAAGGAACTTGGTCGTTTCTACATCAATACCCCCTCTATCGTGGGGTGGGCATG TCAGGTAAAGGAAGGAGACCTAGGATGGATGATATTGATGCATCATCACGTCTTCCGCTTTTCAACAATCCGTACTATCGAGATTCTCttggtgactttggagcattcttTGCAATTTCAAACAAGATTGATCGGTTACACAAGAATTCATGGATAGGGTTTCAGTCCTGGAGAGCGACAGCCAGGAAG GAATCTTTATCAAGGATTGCTGAGAACGCATTACTTAATGCTATAAAAACACGGAAACACGGAGATGCTTTGTATTTTTGGGTTCGCATGGACAAAGATCCGAGGAATCCTCTGCAGAAACCCTTTTGGTCGTTCTGTGACTCCATAAATGCTGGGAACTGCAG GTTTGCTTACAATGAAACTTTGAAGAAAATGTACAGTGTCAAGAATATGGATTCACTGCCTCCAATGCCCGAGGATGGGGATACATGGTCTGTGATGCAGAGCTGGGCGTTGCCAACAAGATCCTTCTTAGAGTTTGTCATGTTTTCAAG GATGTTTGTGGATTCTTTGGATGCACAGATGTATGAAGAGCATCATCGAACCAACCGTTGCTATCTGAGTTTAACCAAA GACAAGCATTGCTATTCACGGTTACTAGAGCTTCTGGTGAACGTATGGGCATACCACAGCGCGAGACGTATTGTCTACATAGATCCTGGGACCGGTGTGATGCAGGAGCAACACATACAGAAAGACAGGAGAGGGCAAATGTGGGTGCAGTGGTTCGAGTACACAACTCTGAAAACAATGGACGAGGATCTAGCAGAGGAAGCAGACTCAGACCGTCGTGTGGGACACTGGATATGGCCATGGACAGGTGAGGTGGTGTGGCGAGGTTCATTAGAGAAAGAGAGGCAGAGGAAGAATgtagagaaagaagagaagaagaagagaagtaaAGATAAGCTGAACAGAATGAGAAATAGAAATAGTCGCCAGAAAGTCATTGGAAAATATGTAAAACCGCCGCCGGAGAACGAAACCGTTACCGGAAACTCCACTTTGTAA